One genomic region from Lathamus discolor isolate bLatDis1 chromosome 21, bLatDis1.hap1, whole genome shotgun sequence encodes:
- the PTBP1 gene encoding polypyrimidine tract-binding protein 1 isoform X2: MDGIVQDLTVGTKRGADELFPTCVTNGPFIMNDNNSSAANGNDIKKFKGDRSAGVPSRVIHVRKLPSDVTEAEVISLGLPFGKVTNLLMLKGKNQAFIEMNTEEAANTMVNYYTTVTPVLRSQPIYIQFSNHKELKTDNSANQARAQAALQAVNLAPPGSLALPAAAAAVDAGMAMAGQSPVLRIIVENLFYPVALDVLHQIFSKFGTVLKIITFTKNHQFQALLQYADPVSAQHAKLSLDGQNIYNACCTLRIDFSKLTSLNVKYNNDKSRDYTRPDLPSGDSQPPLDQTMAAAFGAPGIISPSPYAGTGFPPAFAIPQAAGTVFRLTVPSVHGALAPLAIPAAAAAAAGRIAIPGLTGAGNCVLLVSSLNPERVTPQCLFILFGVYGDVQRVKILFKKKENALVQMTDGNQAQLAMSHLNGQKLHGKPIRITLSKHQTVQLPREGQETHGLTKDYGNSPLHRFKKPGSKNFQNIFPPSATLHLSNIPPSVTEEDLKMLFSSNSGVVKGFKFFQKDRKMALIQMGSVEEAIQSLIDLHNHDLGENHHLRVSFSKSTI; encoded by the exons cgGGGAGCTGACGAGCTTTTCCCTACTTGTGTTACTAACGGACCCTTTATCATGAACGACAACAATTCTTCTGCAG CTAATGGAAACGACATCAAAAAATTCAAAGGTGATAGAAGTGCTGGAGTCCCATCCCGAGTAATCCATGTCCGTAAGCTCCCCAGTGATGTCACGGAGGCAGAGGTCATCTCCTTGGGCTTACCTTTTGGCAAGGTCACCAATCTTCTCATGTTGAAAGGCAAAAATCAG GCTTTCATAGAAATGAACACGGAGGAGGCAGCCAACACCATGGTGAACTACTACACCACTGTCACTCCAGTCCTCCGGAGCCAGCCGATCTACATTCAGTTCTCTAACCACAAGGAGCTGAAGACAGACAACTCTGCAAACCAAGCT CGTGCTCAGGCAGCTCTGCAAGCAGTGAACTTGGCGCCGCCGGGGAGCCTGGCCCTGCCGGCCGCTGCTGCAGCCGTGGATGCAGGAATGGCCATGGCTGGCCAGAGCCCTGTCCTGAGGATCATTGTGGAGAATCTCTTCTATCCTGTCGCTCTGGATGTTCTGCATCAG ATTTTCTCCAAGTTTGGTACGGTCTTGAAAATAATCACATTCACAAAGAACCACCAGTTCCAGGCCCTGTTGCAATATGCTGACCCAGTGAGTGCTCAGCATGCCAAACTG tCTTTGGATGGACAGAACATCTACAATGCCTGTTGCACGCTGCGCATAGATTTCTCAAAGCTCACAAGTCTCAATGTAAAATACAATAATGATAAGAGCAGAGATTACACACGACCGGACCTACCTTCTGGGGACAGCCAGCCCCCTCTTGATCAGACCATGGCAGCTGCTTTTG GTGCCCCAGGAATAATCTCTCCTTCTCCATATGCAGGAACTGgctttcctcctgcctttgCAATTCCTCAGGCTGCAGGTACTGTATTTC GCCTGACAGTTCCAAGTGTTCACGGAGCACTAGCTCCTTTGGCtatcccagcagctgcagcggCTGCAGCAGGACGGATTGCCATTCCCGGCCTCACTGGGGCAGGGAACTGTGTGCTGCTGGTTAGCAGTCTGAATCCTGAG AGAGTTACACCCCAATGCCTCTTTATTCTTTTCG GAGTCTATGGTGATGTGCAGAGGGTGAAGATTTTGTTTAAGAAGAAAGAGAATGCCCTCGTTCAGATGACTGATGGAAACCAGGCCCAGCTTG CCATGAGCCATTTAAATGGGCAGAAGCTCCACGGGAAGCCCATCCGTATCACTTTGTCCAAGCACCAGACAGTCCAGCTCCCCCGTGAGGGGCAGGAAACCCACGGCCTGACAAAGGACTATGGGAATTCTCCTCTACATCGTTTCAAGAAACCAGGCTCCAAAAATTTCCAGAACATATTTCCTCCTTCTGCCACTCTTCATCTGTCCAACATTCC GCCTTCAGTAACTGAAGAAGACCTTAAGATGTTGTTTTCAAGCAACAGTGGAGTGGTCAAAGGATTCAAATTCTTCCA GAAGGACCGTAAGATGGCTCTGATCCAGATGGGCTCTGTGGAAGAGGCCATTCAGTCCCTCATTGACCTCCATAACCATGACTTGGGTGAGAATCATCACCTGCGTGTGTCCTTCTCGAAGTCCACCATCTAA
- the PTBP1 gene encoding polypyrimidine tract-binding protein 1 isoform X5: MNDNNSSAANGNDIKKFKGDRSAGVPSRVIHVRKLPSDVTEAEVISLGLPFGKVTNLLMLKGKNQAFIEMNTEEAANTMVNYYTTVTPVLRSQPIYIQFSNHKELKTDNSANQARAQAALQAVNLAPPGSLALPAAAAAVDAGMAMAGQSPVLRIIVENLFYPVALDVLHQIFSKFGTVLKIITFTKNHQFQALLQYADPVSAQHAKLSLDGQNIYNACCTLRIDFSKLTSLNVKYNNDKSRDYTRPDLPSGDSQPPLDQTMAAAFGAPGIISPSPYAGTGFPPAFAIPQAAGTVFRLTVPSVHGALAPLAIPAAAAAAAGRIAIPGLTGAGNCVLLVSSLNPERVTPQCLFILFGVYGDVQRVKILFKKKENALVQMTDGNQAQLAMSHLNGQKLHGKPIRITLSKHQTVQLPREGQETHGLTKDYGNSPLHRFKKPGSKNFQNIFPPSATLHLSNIPPSVTEEDLKMLFSSNSGVVKGFKFFQKDRKMALIQMGSVEEAIQSLIDLHNHDLGENHHLRVSFSKSTI, from the exons ATGAACGACAACAATTCTTCTGCAG CTAATGGAAACGACATCAAAAAATTCAAAGGTGATAGAAGTGCTGGAGTCCCATCCCGAGTAATCCATGTCCGTAAGCTCCCCAGTGATGTCACGGAGGCAGAGGTCATCTCCTTGGGCTTACCTTTTGGCAAGGTCACCAATCTTCTCATGTTGAAAGGCAAAAATCAG GCTTTCATAGAAATGAACACGGAGGAGGCAGCCAACACCATGGTGAACTACTACACCACTGTCACTCCAGTCCTCCGGAGCCAGCCGATCTACATTCAGTTCTCTAACCACAAGGAGCTGAAGACAGACAACTCTGCAAACCAAGCT CGTGCTCAGGCAGCTCTGCAAGCAGTGAACTTGGCGCCGCCGGGGAGCCTGGCCCTGCCGGCCGCTGCTGCAGCCGTGGATGCAGGAATGGCCATGGCTGGCCAGAGCCCTGTCCTGAGGATCATTGTGGAGAATCTCTTCTATCCTGTCGCTCTGGATGTTCTGCATCAG ATTTTCTCCAAGTTTGGTACGGTCTTGAAAATAATCACATTCACAAAGAACCACCAGTTCCAGGCCCTGTTGCAATATGCTGACCCAGTGAGTGCTCAGCATGCCAAACTG tCTTTGGATGGACAGAACATCTACAATGCCTGTTGCACGCTGCGCATAGATTTCTCAAAGCTCACAAGTCTCAATGTAAAATACAATAATGATAAGAGCAGAGATTACACACGACCGGACCTACCTTCTGGGGACAGCCAGCCCCCTCTTGATCAGACCATGGCAGCTGCTTTTG GTGCCCCAGGAATAATCTCTCCTTCTCCATATGCAGGAACTGgctttcctcctgcctttgCAATTCCTCAGGCTGCAGGTACTGTATTTC GCCTGACAGTTCCAAGTGTTCACGGAGCACTAGCTCCTTTGGCtatcccagcagctgcagcggCTGCAGCAGGACGGATTGCCATTCCCGGCCTCACTGGGGCAGGGAACTGTGTGCTGCTGGTTAGCAGTCTGAATCCTGAG AGAGTTACACCCCAATGCCTCTTTATTCTTTTCG GAGTCTATGGTGATGTGCAGAGGGTGAAGATTTTGTTTAAGAAGAAAGAGAATGCCCTCGTTCAGATGACTGATGGAAACCAGGCCCAGCTTG CCATGAGCCATTTAAATGGGCAGAAGCTCCACGGGAAGCCCATCCGTATCACTTTGTCCAAGCACCAGACAGTCCAGCTCCCCCGTGAGGGGCAGGAAACCCACGGCCTGACAAAGGACTATGGGAATTCTCCTCTACATCGTTTCAAGAAACCAGGCTCCAAAAATTTCCAGAACATATTTCCTCCTTCTGCCACTCTTCATCTGTCCAACATTCC GCCTTCAGTAACTGAAGAAGACCTTAAGATGTTGTTTTCAAGCAACAGTGGAGTGGTCAAAGGATTCAAATTCTTCCA GAAGGACCGTAAGATGGCTCTGATCCAGATGGGCTCTGTGGAAGAGGCCATTCAGTCCCTCATTGACCTCCATAACCATGACTTGGGTGAGAATCATCACCTGCGTGTGTCCTTCTCGAAGTCCACCATCTAA
- the PTBP1 gene encoding polypyrimidine tract-binding protein 1 isoform X1 produces MNDNNSSAANGNDIKKFKGDRSAGVPSRVIHVRKLPSDVTEAEVISLGLPFGKVTNLLMLKGKNQAFIEMNTEEAANTMVNYYTTVTPVLRSQPIYIQFSNHKELKTDNSANQARAQAALQAVNLAPPGSLALPAAAAAVDAGMAMAGQSPVLRIIVENLFYPVALDVLHQIFSKFGTVLKIITFTKNHQFQALLQYADPVSAQHAKLSLDGQNIYNACCTLRIDFSKLTSLNVKYNNDKSRDYTRPDLPSGDSQPPLDQTMAAAFGAPGIISPSPYAGTGFPPAFAIPQAAGLTVPSVHGALAPLAIPAAAAAAAGRIAIPGLTGAGNCVLLVSSLNPERVTPQCLFILFGVYGDVQRVKILFKKKENALVQMTDGNQAQLAMSHLNGQKLHGKPIRITLSKHQTVQLPREGQETHGLTKDYGNSPLHRFKKPGSKNFQNIFPPSATLHLSNIPPSVTEEDLKMLFSSNSGVVKGFKFFQKDRKMALIQMGSVEEAIQSLIDLHNHDLGENHHLRVSFSKSTI; encoded by the exons ATGAACGACAACAATTCTTCTGCAG CTAATGGAAACGACATCAAAAAATTCAAAGGTGATAGAAGTGCTGGAGTCCCATCCCGAGTAATCCATGTCCGTAAGCTCCCCAGTGATGTCACGGAGGCAGAGGTCATCTCCTTGGGCTTACCTTTTGGCAAGGTCACCAATCTTCTCATGTTGAAAGGCAAAAATCAG GCTTTCATAGAAATGAACACGGAGGAGGCAGCCAACACCATGGTGAACTACTACACCACTGTCACTCCAGTCCTCCGGAGCCAGCCGATCTACATTCAGTTCTCTAACCACAAGGAGCTGAAGACAGACAACTCTGCAAACCAAGCT CGTGCTCAGGCAGCTCTGCAAGCAGTGAACTTGGCGCCGCCGGGGAGCCTGGCCCTGCCGGCCGCTGCTGCAGCCGTGGATGCAGGAATGGCCATGGCTGGCCAGAGCCCTGTCCTGAGGATCATTGTGGAGAATCTCTTCTATCCTGTCGCTCTGGATGTTCTGCATCAG ATTTTCTCCAAGTTTGGTACGGTCTTGAAAATAATCACATTCACAAAGAACCACCAGTTCCAGGCCCTGTTGCAATATGCTGACCCAGTGAGTGCTCAGCATGCCAAACTG tCTTTGGATGGACAGAACATCTACAATGCCTGTTGCACGCTGCGCATAGATTTCTCAAAGCTCACAAGTCTCAATGTAAAATACAATAATGATAAGAGCAGAGATTACACACGACCGGACCTACCTTCTGGGGACAGCCAGCCCCCTCTTGATCAGACCATGGCAGCTGCTTTTG GTGCCCCAGGAATAATCTCTCCTTCTCCATATGCAGGAACTGgctttcctcctgcctttgCAATTCCTCAGGCTGCAG GCCTGACAGTTCCAAGTGTTCACGGAGCACTAGCTCCTTTGGCtatcccagcagctgcagcggCTGCAGCAGGACGGATTGCCATTCCCGGCCTCACTGGGGCAGGGAACTGTGTGCTGCTGGTTAGCAGTCTGAATCCTGAG AGAGTTACACCCCAATGCCTCTTTATTCTTTTCG GAGTCTATGGTGATGTGCAGAGGGTGAAGATTTTGTTTAAGAAGAAAGAGAATGCCCTCGTTCAGATGACTGATGGAAACCAGGCCCAGCTTG CCATGAGCCATTTAAATGGGCAGAAGCTCCACGGGAAGCCCATCCGTATCACTTTGTCCAAGCACCAGACAGTCCAGCTCCCCCGTGAGGGGCAGGAAACCCACGGCCTGACAAAGGACTATGGGAATTCTCCTCTACATCGTTTCAAGAAACCAGGCTCCAAAAATTTCCAGAACATATTTCCTCCTTCTGCCACTCTTCATCTGTCCAACATTCC GCCTTCAGTAACTGAAGAAGACCTTAAGATGTTGTTTTCAAGCAACAGTGGAGTGGTCAAAGGATTCAAATTCTTCCA GAAGGACCGTAAGATGGCTCTGATCCAGATGGGCTCTGTGGAAGAGGCCATTCAGTCCCTCATTGACCTCCATAACCATGACTTGGGTGAGAATCATCACCTGCGTGTGTCCTTCTCGAAGTCCACCATCTAA
- the PTBP1 gene encoding polypyrimidine tract-binding protein 1 isoform X3, with the protein MNDNNSSAANGNDIKKFKGDRSAGVPSRVIHVRKLPSDVTEAEVISLGLPFGKVTNLLMLKGKNQAFIEMNTEEAANTMVNYYTTVTPVLRSQPIYIQFSNHKELKTDNSANQARAQAALQAVNLAPPGSLALPAAAAAVDAGMAMAGQSPVLRIIVENLFYPVALDVLHQIFSKFGTVLKIITFTKNHQFQALLQYADPVSAQHAKLSLDGQNIYNACCTLRIDFSKLTSLNVKYNNDKSRDYTRPDLPSGDSQPPLDQTMAAAFGTGFPPAFAIPQAAGTVFRLTVPSVHGALAPLAIPAAAAAAAGRIAIPGLTGAGNCVLLVSSLNPERVTPQCLFILFGVYGDVQRVKILFKKKENALVQMTDGNQAQLAMSHLNGQKLHGKPIRITLSKHQTVQLPREGQETHGLTKDYGNSPLHRFKKPGSKNFQNIFPPSATLHLSNIPPSVTEEDLKMLFSSNSGVVKGFKFFQKDRKMALIQMGSVEEAIQSLIDLHNHDLGENHHLRVSFSKSTI; encoded by the exons ATGAACGACAACAATTCTTCTGCAG CTAATGGAAACGACATCAAAAAATTCAAAGGTGATAGAAGTGCTGGAGTCCCATCCCGAGTAATCCATGTCCGTAAGCTCCCCAGTGATGTCACGGAGGCAGAGGTCATCTCCTTGGGCTTACCTTTTGGCAAGGTCACCAATCTTCTCATGTTGAAAGGCAAAAATCAG GCTTTCATAGAAATGAACACGGAGGAGGCAGCCAACACCATGGTGAACTACTACACCACTGTCACTCCAGTCCTCCGGAGCCAGCCGATCTACATTCAGTTCTCTAACCACAAGGAGCTGAAGACAGACAACTCTGCAAACCAAGCT CGTGCTCAGGCAGCTCTGCAAGCAGTGAACTTGGCGCCGCCGGGGAGCCTGGCCCTGCCGGCCGCTGCTGCAGCCGTGGATGCAGGAATGGCCATGGCTGGCCAGAGCCCTGTCCTGAGGATCATTGTGGAGAATCTCTTCTATCCTGTCGCTCTGGATGTTCTGCATCAG ATTTTCTCCAAGTTTGGTACGGTCTTGAAAATAATCACATTCACAAAGAACCACCAGTTCCAGGCCCTGTTGCAATATGCTGACCCAGTGAGTGCTCAGCATGCCAAACTG tCTTTGGATGGACAGAACATCTACAATGCCTGTTGCACGCTGCGCATAGATTTCTCAAAGCTCACAAGTCTCAATGTAAAATACAATAATGATAAGAGCAGAGATTACACACGACCGGACCTACCTTCTGGGGACAGCCAGCCCCCTCTTGATCAGACCATGGCAGCTGCTTTTG GAACTGgctttcctcctgcctttgCAATTCCTCAGGCTGCAGGTACTGTATTTC GCCTGACAGTTCCAAGTGTTCACGGAGCACTAGCTCCTTTGGCtatcccagcagctgcagcggCTGCAGCAGGACGGATTGCCATTCCCGGCCTCACTGGGGCAGGGAACTGTGTGCTGCTGGTTAGCAGTCTGAATCCTGAG AGAGTTACACCCCAATGCCTCTTTATTCTTTTCG GAGTCTATGGTGATGTGCAGAGGGTGAAGATTTTGTTTAAGAAGAAAGAGAATGCCCTCGTTCAGATGACTGATGGAAACCAGGCCCAGCTTG CCATGAGCCATTTAAATGGGCAGAAGCTCCACGGGAAGCCCATCCGTATCACTTTGTCCAAGCACCAGACAGTCCAGCTCCCCCGTGAGGGGCAGGAAACCCACGGCCTGACAAAGGACTATGGGAATTCTCCTCTACATCGTTTCAAGAAACCAGGCTCCAAAAATTTCCAGAACATATTTCCTCCTTCTGCCACTCTTCATCTGTCCAACATTCC GCCTTCAGTAACTGAAGAAGACCTTAAGATGTTGTTTTCAAGCAACAGTGGAGTGGTCAAAGGATTCAAATTCTTCCA GAAGGACCGTAAGATGGCTCTGATCCAGATGGGCTCTGTGGAAGAGGCCATTCAGTCCCTCATTGACCTCCATAACCATGACTTGGGTGAGAATCATCACCTGCGTGTGTCCTTCTCGAAGTCCACCATCTAA
- the PTBP1 gene encoding polypyrimidine tract-binding protein 1 isoform X4, with the protein MNDNNSSAANGNDIKKFKGDRSAGVPSRVIHVRKLPSDVTEAEVISLGLPFGKVTNLLMLKGKNQAFIEMNTEEAANTMVNYYTTVTPVLRSQPIYIQFSNHKELKTDNSANQARAQAALQAVNLAPPGSLALPAAAAAVDAGMAMAGQSPVLRIIVENLFYPVALDVLHQIFSKFGTVLKIITFTKNHQFQALLQYADPVSAQHAKLSLDGQNIYNACCTLRIDFSKLTSLNVKYNNDKSRDYTRPDLPSGDSQPPLDQTMAAAFGTGFPPAFAIPQAAGLTVPSVHGALAPLAIPAAAAAAAGRIAIPGLTGAGNCVLLVSSLNPERVTPQCLFILFGVYGDVQRVKILFKKKENALVQMTDGNQAQLAMSHLNGQKLHGKPIRITLSKHQTVQLPREGQETHGLTKDYGNSPLHRFKKPGSKNFQNIFPPSATLHLSNIPPSVTEEDLKMLFSSNSGVVKGFKFFQKDRKMALIQMGSVEEAIQSLIDLHNHDLGENHHLRVSFSKSTI; encoded by the exons ATGAACGACAACAATTCTTCTGCAG CTAATGGAAACGACATCAAAAAATTCAAAGGTGATAGAAGTGCTGGAGTCCCATCCCGAGTAATCCATGTCCGTAAGCTCCCCAGTGATGTCACGGAGGCAGAGGTCATCTCCTTGGGCTTACCTTTTGGCAAGGTCACCAATCTTCTCATGTTGAAAGGCAAAAATCAG GCTTTCATAGAAATGAACACGGAGGAGGCAGCCAACACCATGGTGAACTACTACACCACTGTCACTCCAGTCCTCCGGAGCCAGCCGATCTACATTCAGTTCTCTAACCACAAGGAGCTGAAGACAGACAACTCTGCAAACCAAGCT CGTGCTCAGGCAGCTCTGCAAGCAGTGAACTTGGCGCCGCCGGGGAGCCTGGCCCTGCCGGCCGCTGCTGCAGCCGTGGATGCAGGAATGGCCATGGCTGGCCAGAGCCCTGTCCTGAGGATCATTGTGGAGAATCTCTTCTATCCTGTCGCTCTGGATGTTCTGCATCAG ATTTTCTCCAAGTTTGGTACGGTCTTGAAAATAATCACATTCACAAAGAACCACCAGTTCCAGGCCCTGTTGCAATATGCTGACCCAGTGAGTGCTCAGCATGCCAAACTG tCTTTGGATGGACAGAACATCTACAATGCCTGTTGCACGCTGCGCATAGATTTCTCAAAGCTCACAAGTCTCAATGTAAAATACAATAATGATAAGAGCAGAGATTACACACGACCGGACCTACCTTCTGGGGACAGCCAGCCCCCTCTTGATCAGACCATGGCAGCTGCTTTTG GAACTGgctttcctcctgcctttgCAATTCCTCAGGCTGCAG GCCTGACAGTTCCAAGTGTTCACGGAGCACTAGCTCCTTTGGCtatcccagcagctgcagcggCTGCAGCAGGACGGATTGCCATTCCCGGCCTCACTGGGGCAGGGAACTGTGTGCTGCTGGTTAGCAGTCTGAATCCTGAG AGAGTTACACCCCAATGCCTCTTTATTCTTTTCG GAGTCTATGGTGATGTGCAGAGGGTGAAGATTTTGTTTAAGAAGAAAGAGAATGCCCTCGTTCAGATGACTGATGGAAACCAGGCCCAGCTTG CCATGAGCCATTTAAATGGGCAGAAGCTCCACGGGAAGCCCATCCGTATCACTTTGTCCAAGCACCAGACAGTCCAGCTCCCCCGTGAGGGGCAGGAAACCCACGGCCTGACAAAGGACTATGGGAATTCTCCTCTACATCGTTTCAAGAAACCAGGCTCCAAAAATTTCCAGAACATATTTCCTCCTTCTGCCACTCTTCATCTGTCCAACATTCC GCCTTCAGTAACTGAAGAAGACCTTAAGATGTTGTTTTCAAGCAACAGTGGAGTGGTCAAAGGATTCAAATTCTTCCA GAAGGACCGTAAGATGGCTCTGATCCAGATGGGCTCTGTGGAAGAGGCCATTCAGTCCCTCATTGACCTCCATAACCATGACTTGGGTGAGAATCATCACCTGCGTGTGTCCTTCTCGAAGTCCACCATCTAA